The following proteins are co-located in the Nomia melanderi isolate GNS246 chromosome 1, iyNomMela1, whole genome shotgun sequence genome:
- the LOC116424880 gene encoding odorant receptor 46a-like isoform X6, translating to MSGLMRMRANIDMLIDTLNEKPFCPVNAEELNIRTKFDNMAAIACRQKTKAYLSMVEGWVVWAHTMSLIVDSPTGKLLYRAWLPFDHTTPLGYSVASIHQIACSIIATATNAAYDSLFSGLLIHVYSQFEILGHRLRNIHGDENDSLKLCARHHDLIYKFAGIVNKEFKSVMFMQVLMSTFTLCFDLYQLTMHEFSSGSADMVLYVSCTLMQIYYYCWHGNEVKLKSLQVTDMIFESDWTRFSNSAKKILLVMMNRATVPIEFTSLYLVTINLESFKALVKTSYSVFNLLQQTK from the exons ATGTCCGGTCTGATGAGGATGAGGGCGAACATCGATATGTTGATTGATACTCTTAACGAGAAGCCGTTTTGCCCGGTGAACGCCGAGGAACTGAACATTCGAACGAAATTCGACAATATGGCCGC TATTGCTTGCAGACAGAAAACGAAGGCGTACTTGAGCATGGTCGAAGGTTGGGTGGTATGGGCGCACACGATGTCGCTGATCGTGGACTCCCCGACAGGAAAACTGCTCTACCGCGCCTGGTTACCGTTCGATCATACCACGCCGCTGGGTTACAGCGTTGCGTCCATTCATCAGATCGCATGCTCCATAATCGCCACCGCGACGAACGCCGCTTACGACAGCCTGTTCAGCGGTCTGTTGATTCACGTATACTCTCAGTTCGAGATACTCGGGCACCGGCTGCGTAACATTCACGGGGACGAGAACGATTCGTTGAAACTGTGTGCTCGTCATCATGACCTGATCTACAA ATTCGCCGGGATCGTGAACAAGGAGTTCAAGAGCGTGATGTTCATGCAGGTTCTCATGAGCACGTTCACGCTCTGCTTCGACCTCTACCAACTGACCATGCACGAATTCAGCAGCGGCTCGGCCGACATGGTGCTCTACGTGTCCTGCACCCTGATGCAGATATATTACTACTGTTGGCACGGGAACGAAGTCAAACTGAAG AGTCTGCAAGTGACAGACATGATATTCGAAAGCGACTGGACCCGTTTCAGCAACAGCGCGAAGAAGATTCTGCTGGTGATGATGAACCGAGCAACGGTGCCGATCGAGTTCACCAGCCTCTACCTCGTGACCATCAATCTCGAATCTTTCAAGGCG CTGGTCAAGACATCTTATTCGGTATTTAATCTACTTCAGCAGACCAAATAA
- the LOC116424880 gene encoding putative odorant receptor 85d isoform X3, which produces MKLSKRRYCRGRGGDYNSFVLSALLVSEVLDLVLVVDNQDDFADNVYMMTVILITSFKMSGLMRMRANIDMLIDTLNEKPFCPVNAEELNIRTKFDNMAAIACRQKTKAYLSMVEGWVVWAHTMSLIVDSPTGKLLYRAWLPFDHTTPLGYSVASIHQIACSIIATATNAAYDSLFSGLLIHVYSQFEILGHRLRNIHGDENDSLKLCARHHDLIYKFAGIVNKEFKSVMFMQVLMSTFTLCFDLYQLTMHEFSSGSADMVLYVSCTLMQIYYYCWHGNEVKLKSLQVTDMIFESDWTRFSNSAKKILLVMMNRATVPIEFTSLYLVTINLESFKALVKTSYSVFNLLQQTK; this is translated from the exons ATGAAGCTTTCGAAGAGAAGATACTGCCGCGGACGCGGAGGAGACTATAATAGCTTTGTTCTGTCG GCACTCTTGGTCAGCGAGGTGCTAGATCTGGTCCTGGTGGTCGACAATCAAGACGATTTCGCGGATAATGTGTACATGATGACGGTTATTCTCATTACTTCCTTCAAGATGTCCGGTCTGATGAGGATGAGGGCGAACATCGATATGTTGATTGATACTCTTAACGAGAAGCCGTTTTGCCCGGTGAACGCCGAGGAACTGAACATTCGAACGAAATTCGACAATATGGCCGC TATTGCTTGCAGACAGAAAACGAAGGCGTACTTGAGCATGGTCGAAGGTTGGGTGGTATGGGCGCACACGATGTCGCTGATCGTGGACTCCCCGACAGGAAAACTGCTCTACCGCGCCTGGTTACCGTTCGATCATACCACGCCGCTGGGTTACAGCGTTGCGTCCATTCATCAGATCGCATGCTCCATAATCGCCACCGCGACGAACGCCGCTTACGACAGCCTGTTCAGCGGTCTGTTGATTCACGTATACTCTCAGTTCGAGATACTCGGGCACCGGCTGCGTAACATTCACGGGGACGAGAACGATTCGTTGAAACTGTGTGCTCGTCATCATGACCTGATCTACAA ATTCGCCGGGATCGTGAACAAGGAGTTCAAGAGCGTGATGTTCATGCAGGTTCTCATGAGCACGTTCACGCTCTGCTTCGACCTCTACCAACTGACCATGCACGAATTCAGCAGCGGCTCGGCCGACATGGTGCTCTACGTGTCCTGCACCCTGATGCAGATATATTACTACTGTTGGCACGGGAACGAAGTCAAACTGAAG AGTCTGCAAGTGACAGACATGATATTCGAAAGCGACTGGACCCGTTTCAGCAACAGCGCGAAGAAGATTCTGCTGGTGATGATGAACCGAGCAACGGTGCCGATCGAGTTCACCAGCCTCTACCTCGTGACCATCAATCTCGAATCTTTCAAGGCG CTGGTCAAGACATCTTATTCGGTATTTAATCTACTTCAGCAGACCAAATAA
- the LOC116424880 gene encoding odorant receptor 46a-like isoform X5 — protein MMTVILITSFKMSGLMRMRANIDMLIDTLNEKPFCPVNAEELNIRTKFDNMAAIACRQKTKAYLSMVEGWVVWAHTMSLIVDSPTGKLLYRAWLPFDHTTPLGYSVASIHQIACSIIATATNAAYDSLFSGLLIHVYSQFEILGHRLRNIHGDENDSLKLCARHHDLIYKFAGIVNKEFKSVMFMQVLMSTFTLCFDLYQLTMHEFSSGSADMVLYVSCTLMQIYYYCWHGNEVKLKSLQVTDMIFESDWTRFSNSAKKILLVMMNRATVPIEFTSLYLVTINLESFKALVKTSYSVFNLLQQTK, from the exons ATGATGACGGTTATTCTCATTACTTCCTTCAAGATGTCCGGTCTGATGAGGATGAGGGCGAACATCGATATGTTGATTGATACTCTTAACGAGAAGCCGTTTTGCCCGGTGAACGCCGAGGAACTGAACATTCGAACGAAATTCGACAATATGGCCGC TATTGCTTGCAGACAGAAAACGAAGGCGTACTTGAGCATGGTCGAAGGTTGGGTGGTATGGGCGCACACGATGTCGCTGATCGTGGACTCCCCGACAGGAAAACTGCTCTACCGCGCCTGGTTACCGTTCGATCATACCACGCCGCTGGGTTACAGCGTTGCGTCCATTCATCAGATCGCATGCTCCATAATCGCCACCGCGACGAACGCCGCTTACGACAGCCTGTTCAGCGGTCTGTTGATTCACGTATACTCTCAGTTCGAGATACTCGGGCACCGGCTGCGTAACATTCACGGGGACGAGAACGATTCGTTGAAACTGTGTGCTCGTCATCATGACCTGATCTACAA ATTCGCCGGGATCGTGAACAAGGAGTTCAAGAGCGTGATGTTCATGCAGGTTCTCATGAGCACGTTCACGCTCTGCTTCGACCTCTACCAACTGACCATGCACGAATTCAGCAGCGGCTCGGCCGACATGGTGCTCTACGTGTCCTGCACCCTGATGCAGATATATTACTACTGTTGGCACGGGAACGAAGTCAAACTGAAG AGTCTGCAAGTGACAGACATGATATTCGAAAGCGACTGGACCCGTTTCAGCAACAGCGCGAAGAAGATTCTGCTGGTGATGATGAACCGAGCAACGGTGCCGATCGAGTTCACCAGCCTCTACCTCGTGACCATCAATCTCGAATCTTTCAAGGCG CTGGTCAAGACATCTTATTCGGTATTTAATCTACTTCAGCAGACCAAATAA
- the LOC116424880 gene encoding odorant receptor 46a-like isoform X4: protein MKLSKRRYCRGRGGDYNSFVLSMSGLMRMRANIDMLIDTLNEKPFCPVNAEELNIRTKFDNMAAIACRQKTKAYLSMVEGWVVWAHTMSLIVDSPTGKLLYRAWLPFDHTTPLGYSVASIHQIACSIIATATNAAYDSLFSGLLIHVYSQFEILGHRLRNIHGDENDSLKLCARHHDLIYKFAGIVNKEFKSVMFMQVLMSTFTLCFDLYQLTMHEFSSGSADMVLYVSCTLMQIYYYCWHGNEVKLKSLQVTDMIFESDWTRFSNSAKKILLVMMNRATVPIEFTSLYLVTINLESFKALVKTSYSVFNLLQQTK from the exons ATGAAGCTTTCGAAGAGAAGATACTGCCGCGGACGCGGAGGAGACTATAATAGCTTTGTTCTGTCG ATGTCCGGTCTGATGAGGATGAGGGCGAACATCGATATGTTGATTGATACTCTTAACGAGAAGCCGTTTTGCCCGGTGAACGCCGAGGAACTGAACATTCGAACGAAATTCGACAATATGGCCGC TATTGCTTGCAGACAGAAAACGAAGGCGTACTTGAGCATGGTCGAAGGTTGGGTGGTATGGGCGCACACGATGTCGCTGATCGTGGACTCCCCGACAGGAAAACTGCTCTACCGCGCCTGGTTACCGTTCGATCATACCACGCCGCTGGGTTACAGCGTTGCGTCCATTCATCAGATCGCATGCTCCATAATCGCCACCGCGACGAACGCCGCTTACGACAGCCTGTTCAGCGGTCTGTTGATTCACGTATACTCTCAGTTCGAGATACTCGGGCACCGGCTGCGTAACATTCACGGGGACGAGAACGATTCGTTGAAACTGTGTGCTCGTCATCATGACCTGATCTACAA ATTCGCCGGGATCGTGAACAAGGAGTTCAAGAGCGTGATGTTCATGCAGGTTCTCATGAGCACGTTCACGCTCTGCTTCGACCTCTACCAACTGACCATGCACGAATTCAGCAGCGGCTCGGCCGACATGGTGCTCTACGTGTCCTGCACCCTGATGCAGATATATTACTACTGTTGGCACGGGAACGAAGTCAAACTGAAG AGTCTGCAAGTGACAGACATGATATTCGAAAGCGACTGGACCCGTTTCAGCAACAGCGCGAAGAAGATTCTGCTGGTGATGATGAACCGAGCAACGGTGCCGATCGAGTTCACCAGCCTCTACCTCGTGACCATCAATCTCGAATCTTTCAAGGCG CTGGTCAAGACATCTTATTCGGTATTTAATCTACTTCAGCAGACCAAATAA
- the LOC116424880 gene encoding odorant receptor Or1-like isoform X2: MRVLEYVFNVLTILGYSRPPSWTSPFKKFLYNVYTTSVFAVIQALLVSEVLDLVLVVDNQDDFADNVYMMTVILITSFKMSGLMRMRANIDMLIDTLNEKPFCPVNAEELNIRTKFDNMAAQKTKAYLSMVEGWVVWAHTMSLIVDSPTGKLLYRAWLPFDHTTPLGYSVASIHQIACSIIATATNAAYDSLFSGLLIHVYSQFEILGHRLRNIHGDENDSLKLCARHHDLIYKFAGIVNKEFKSVMFMQVLMSTFTLCFDLYQLTMHEFSSGSADMVLYVSCTLMQIYYYCWHGNEVKLKSLQVTDMIFESDWTRFSNSAKKILLVMMNRATVPIEFTSLYLVTINLESFKALVKTSYSVFNLLQQTK; the protein is encoded by the exons ATGCGTGTGCTAGAATATGTTTTCAATGTCTTAACGATCCTCGGATACTCGCGGCCACCTTCTTGGACGTCGCCGTTTAAAAAGTTTCTCTACAACGTGTACACGACGTCCGTGTTCGCGGTGATACAGGCACTCTTGGTCAGCGAGGTGCTAGATCTGGTCCTGGTGGTCGACAATCAAGACGATTTCGCGGATAATGTGTACATGATGACGGTTATTCTCATTACTTCCTTCAAGATGTCCGGTCTGATGAGGATGAGGGCGAACATCGATATGTTGATTGATACTCTTAACGAGAAGCCGTTTTGCCCGGTGAACGCCGAGGAACTGAACATTCGAACGAAATTCGACAATATGGCCGC ACAGAAAACGAAGGCGTACTTGAGCATGGTCGAAGGTTGGGTGGTATGGGCGCACACGATGTCGCTGATCGTGGACTCCCCGACAGGAAAACTGCTCTACCGCGCCTGGTTACCGTTCGATCATACCACGCCGCTGGGTTACAGCGTTGCGTCCATTCATCAGATCGCATGCTCCATAATCGCCACCGCGACGAACGCCGCTTACGACAGCCTGTTCAGCGGTCTGTTGATTCACGTATACTCTCAGTTCGAGATACTCGGGCACCGGCTGCGTAACATTCACGGGGACGAGAACGATTCGTTGAAACTGTGTGCTCGTCATCATGACCTGATCTACAA ATTCGCCGGGATCGTGAACAAGGAGTTCAAGAGCGTGATGTTCATGCAGGTTCTCATGAGCACGTTCACGCTCTGCTTCGACCTCTACCAACTGACCATGCACGAATTCAGCAGCGGCTCGGCCGACATGGTGCTCTACGTGTCCTGCACCCTGATGCAGATATATTACTACTGTTGGCACGGGAACGAAGTCAAACTGAAG AGTCTGCAAGTGACAGACATGATATTCGAAAGCGACTGGACCCGTTTCAGCAACAGCGCGAAGAAGATTCTGCTGGTGATGATGAACCGAGCAACGGTGCCGATCGAGTTCACCAGCCTCTACCTCGTGACCATCAATCTCGAATCTTTCAAGGCG CTGGTCAAGACATCTTATTCGGTATTTAATCTACTTCAGCAGACCAAATAA
- the LOC116424880 gene encoding odorant receptor Or1-like isoform X1 translates to MRVLEYVFNVLTILGYSRPPSWTSPFKKFLYNVYTTSVFAVIQALLVSEVLDLVLVVDNQDDFADNVYMMTVILITSFKMSGLMRMRANIDMLIDTLNEKPFCPVNAEELNIRTKFDNMAAIACRQKTKAYLSMVEGWVVWAHTMSLIVDSPTGKLLYRAWLPFDHTTPLGYSVASIHQIACSIIATATNAAYDSLFSGLLIHVYSQFEILGHRLRNIHGDENDSLKLCARHHDLIYKFAGIVNKEFKSVMFMQVLMSTFTLCFDLYQLTMHEFSSGSADMVLYVSCTLMQIYYYCWHGNEVKLKSLQVTDMIFESDWTRFSNSAKKILLVMMNRATVPIEFTSLYLVTINLESFKALVKTSYSVFNLLQQTK, encoded by the exons ATGCGTGTGCTAGAATATGTTTTCAATGTCTTAACGATCCTCGGATACTCGCGGCCACCTTCTTGGACGTCGCCGTTTAAAAAGTTTCTCTACAACGTGTACACGACGTCCGTGTTCGCGGTGATACAGGCACTCTTGGTCAGCGAGGTGCTAGATCTGGTCCTGGTGGTCGACAATCAAGACGATTTCGCGGATAATGTGTACATGATGACGGTTATTCTCATTACTTCCTTCAAGATGTCCGGTCTGATGAGGATGAGGGCGAACATCGATATGTTGATTGATACTCTTAACGAGAAGCCGTTTTGCCCGGTGAACGCCGAGGAACTGAACATTCGAACGAAATTCGACAATATGGCCGC TATTGCTTGCAGACAGAAAACGAAGGCGTACTTGAGCATGGTCGAAGGTTGGGTGGTATGGGCGCACACGATGTCGCTGATCGTGGACTCCCCGACAGGAAAACTGCTCTACCGCGCCTGGTTACCGTTCGATCATACCACGCCGCTGGGTTACAGCGTTGCGTCCATTCATCAGATCGCATGCTCCATAATCGCCACCGCGACGAACGCCGCTTACGACAGCCTGTTCAGCGGTCTGTTGATTCACGTATACTCTCAGTTCGAGATACTCGGGCACCGGCTGCGTAACATTCACGGGGACGAGAACGATTCGTTGAAACTGTGTGCTCGTCATCATGACCTGATCTACAA ATTCGCCGGGATCGTGAACAAGGAGTTCAAGAGCGTGATGTTCATGCAGGTTCTCATGAGCACGTTCACGCTCTGCTTCGACCTCTACCAACTGACCATGCACGAATTCAGCAGCGGCTCGGCCGACATGGTGCTCTACGTGTCCTGCACCCTGATGCAGATATATTACTACTGTTGGCACGGGAACGAAGTCAAACTGAAG AGTCTGCAAGTGACAGACATGATATTCGAAAGCGACTGGACCCGTTTCAGCAACAGCGCGAAGAAGATTCTGCTGGTGATGATGAACCGAGCAACGGTGCCGATCGAGTTCACCAGCCTCTACCTCGTGACCATCAATCTCGAATCTTTCAAGGCG CTGGTCAAGACATCTTATTCGGTATTTAATCTACTTCAGCAGACCAAATAA